The Stappia sp. genome window below encodes:
- the hisN gene encoding histidinol-phosphatase, protein MSDNTDTAALLSFADRLADTAGAAILPHFRADLDVDNKLADGFDPVTVGDRAGEAAMRALIEAEAPDHGILGEEHGPARLDAEHVWVLDPIDGTRAFICGLPTWGTLIGLRRNGRPVLGVMDQPFVRERFYGDGARAWRTYDGRETALRTRACDRLEDAIFCTTHPRLFTGAQCPVYEEIEATVRTARFGTDCYGYCMLAAGHVDLVIEPGLQAYDIVALVPIVEGAGGVVTTWTGGAPDDGGDIIASGDPRLHDAMLTRLARIGT, encoded by the coding sequence ATGTCCGACAACACCGATACCGCCGCGCTCCTGTCCTTCGCCGACCGTCTCGCCGATACCGCCGGCGCGGCGATCCTGCCGCATTTTCGCGCGGATCTGGATGTCGACAACAAGCTGGCCGACGGGTTCGATCCGGTCACTGTCGGCGATCGCGCCGGCGAGGCGGCGATGCGCGCGCTCATCGAGGCGGAAGCGCCCGACCACGGTATTCTCGGCGAGGAACACGGGCCGGCGCGGCTGGACGCCGAGCATGTCTGGGTGCTCGACCCCATCGACGGCACGCGCGCCTTCATCTGCGGCCTGCCGACCTGGGGCACGCTGATCGGGCTGCGGCGCAACGGGCGGCCCGTGCTCGGCGTCATGGATCAGCCCTTCGTGCGCGAGCGCTTCTACGGCGACGGGGCCCGCGCCTGGCGGACGTACGACGGCCGGGAGACGGCCCTGCGCACGCGCGCCTGCGACCGGCTCGAGGACGCGATTTTCTGCACCACCCATCCCCGCCTTTTCACCGGCGCGCAATGCCCGGTCTACGAGGAGATCGAGGCGACGGTGCGCACCGCGCGCTTCGGGACGGATTGCTACGGCTATTGCATGCTGGCGGCCGGTCACGTCGATCTGGTGATCGAGCCGGGCCTGCAGGCCTATGACATCGTCGCGCTGGTGCCGATCGTGGAAGGCGCCGGCGGCGTGGTCACCACCTGGACCGGCGGCGCGCCGGACGACGGCGGGGATATCATCGCCAGCGGCGACCCGCGCCTGCATGACGCGATGCTGACCCGTCTCGCCCGCATCGGCACCTGA
- a CDS encoding alpha/beta hydrolase, producing MTVVLLFLAFTGVVVAALAAYSQVLRARAEAQFPPVGEMRAVDGVRLHYVDHIPPGWQAGDPVLVFVHGASGNLRDPRMAFFDALSQRHRLIFVDRPGHGYSERGGGEAHSPARQADLILGLLRALDLRDAVAVGHSWGGSVVAQMGLKAPDLVRGLVFVAPATHPWPGGVNWYYDLAALPVIGPLFTHTLAPPVAALVAPAAISNVFLPEAAPENYDTRIALPLLFRPDSFLANARDVARLKPEVAKAAPRYGEIRQPAAVITGDKDTVVYPDIHSAGLVRDLPNAWRVDLEGAGHMPHHTRTGRVVREIEAVIAATRSRRPGPEAVGSTTSDDAPATGTQGARGG from the coding sequence ATGACTGTCGTTCTCCTGTTCCTGGCCTTCACGGGCGTCGTTGTCGCCGCGCTGGCGGCCTACTCCCAGGTGCTGCGCGCGCGGGCCGAGGCGCAATTTCCGCCGGTCGGCGAAATGCGCGCGGTCGACGGCGTGCGTCTGCATTACGTCGATCACATCCCGCCGGGCTGGCAGGCCGGCGATCCGGTTCTCGTCTTCGTGCACGGTGCGAGCGGCAATCTGCGCGATCCGCGCATGGCGTTCTTCGATGCCCTGTCGCAGCGCCACCGGCTGATCTTCGTCGACCGGCCGGGACACGGCTATTCCGAACGCGGCGGTGGAGAGGCGCACAGTCCCGCGCGACAGGCGGATCTGATCCTCGGTCTCCTGCGGGCGCTCGACCTGCGCGACGCGGTTGCCGTGGGGCATTCCTGGGGCGGATCGGTGGTCGCGCAGATGGGGCTGAAGGCGCCGGACCTGGTGCGCGGGCTGGTGTTCGTGGCGCCGGCGACCCATCCCTGGCCAGGCGGGGTGAACTGGTACTACGACCTGGCGGCGCTTCCGGTGATCGGACCGCTGTTCACGCATACGCTGGCGCCGCCGGTGGCCGCTCTGGTCGCGCCGGCGGCGATCTCCAACGTGTTCCTGCCCGAGGCCGCGCCGGAGAATTACGACACGCGGATCGCGTTGCCCCTGCTGTTCCGGCCCGACAGCTTTCTCGCCAATGCGCGCGACGTGGCCCGTCTGAAGCCCGAAGTGGCGAAGGCCGCGCCGCGCTACGGCGAGATCCGCCAGCCGGCGGCGGTCATCACCGGCGACAAGGATACGGTGGTCTATCCCGACATCCACTCCGCCGGTCTCGTCCGGGACCTGCCCAATGCCTGGCGCGTGGATCTCGAGGGCGCGGGACACATGCCCCATCACACGCGCACCGGGCGGGTGGTTCGGGAGATCGAGGCGGTGATCGCGGCGACGCGGTCGCGTCGTCCGGGGCCGGAGGCGGTCGGAAGCACGACATCCGACGATGCGCCCGCAACCGGGACGCAGGGCGCGCGCGGCGGTTGA
- a CDS encoding alpha/beta hydrolase, translating to MDLFDHPDNPVPEGGVSAMVETVDRVRLRTARWMPTQGPLRGTVTLLQGRAEFIEKYFETIVDLRARGFAVVAFDWRGQGGSDRLLRNRRRGHVDDFADFVVDLETVLQRISLAKLPGPHTALAHSTGCLVLLLAARRLRTQIDRAVLAAPLLGLGEVGLPQRFVCPLAATLSAIGFGAAFVPGQAGKVHMPFENNPLTSDPLRFQRSETVMAACDRLEIGAPTVDWLAAACRAMRQVFDPRFGATMPLPVQIVAAGQDRIVSTRAAEAFARQTRSARYLEIPGARHELMMEDDLYRDQFLAAFDAFVDDSALDDGARTRGRAVG from the coding sequence ATGGATCTCTTCGACCATCCCGACAATCCGGTGCCGGAGGGCGGCGTGTCCGCCATGGTCGAGACCGTCGACCGGGTGCGGCTGCGCACCGCGCGCTGGATGCCGACGCAAGGGCCCCTGCGCGGCACGGTGACCCTGCTCCAGGGACGGGCCGAGTTCATCGAGAAATACTTCGAGACCATCGTGGATCTGCGTGCCCGCGGTTTCGCCGTCGTCGCCTTCGACTGGCGGGGGCAGGGCGGATCGGACCGCCTGCTGCGCAATCGCCGGCGCGGCCATGTCGACGACTTCGCCGATTTCGTCGTCGATCTGGAAACCGTGCTGCAACGCATCAGCCTCGCCAAGCTGCCGGGTCCGCATACCGCGCTGGCACATTCCACCGGCTGTCTGGTGCTGCTTCTGGCCGCGCGCCGGCTGCGTACGCAGATCGACCGCGCGGTGCTCGCCGCGCCGCTGCTCGGCCTCGGCGAAGTGGGCCTGCCGCAGCGCTTCGTCTGCCCGCTCGCGGCCACGCTGTCGGCCATCGGCTTCGGCGCGGCCTTCGTGCCGGGGCAGGCCGGCAAGGTCCACATGCCCTTCGAGAACAACCCGCTGACCTCCGATCCGCTGCGCTTCCAGCGAAGCGAAACGGTGATGGCCGCCTGCGACCGGCTCGAGATCGGCGCGCCCACCGTCGACTGGCTGGCCGCCGCCTGCCGCGCCATGCGCCAGGTGTTCGATCCGCGCTTCGGCGCGACGATGCCGCTGCCGGTTCAGATCGTGGCGGCGGGGCAGGACCGGATCGTGTCGACGCGCGCGGCGGAGGCCTTCGCGCGGCAGACGCGGTCGGCCCGCTATCTCGAGATTCCGGGCGCGCGGCACGAGCTGATGATGGAGGACGACCTCTATCGCGATCAGTTCCTGGCGGCCTTCGATGCCTTCGTCGACGACTCCGCGCTCGACGATGGCGCGCGCACGCGCGGACGCGCGGTCGGCTAG
- a CDS encoding N-formylglutamate amidohydrolase, whose product MHVVSGFEETQAFEVLRPAEQRVPFVFNSPHSGRHYPETFLAASRLDRGAIRRSEDAFVDELFSHVVPTGSPLLRACFPRAYLDVNREPYELDPKMFEDRLPSYANSRSIRVAGGLGTIARVVGEAQEIYRGRLSVREALDRIETIYKPYHQTLRRLLAETHVSFGYAVLVDCHSMPSAVRSSDGGPRPDFILGDRYGTSCAGPLVDAAAEVLRGMGYRVSRNKPYAGGFITEHYGRPIKGLHALQLEINRGLYMDETRTERHAGFDALREDLRRFAETLVSLPDAELYPDALAAE is encoded by the coding sequence ATGCACGTGGTCAGCGGGTTCGAGGAGACGCAGGCGTTCGAGGTCCTGCGCCCGGCCGAGCAGCGCGTGCCTTTCGTGTTCAATTCGCCGCACTCCGGCCGGCACTATCCCGAGACGTTCCTCGCCGCCTCCCGCCTCGATCGCGGCGCGATCCGCCGCTCCGAGGACGCCTTTGTCGACGAATTGTTCTCCCACGTCGTGCCGACGGGATCGCCGCTGCTGCGCGCCTGCTTCCCGCGCGCCTATCTCGACGTCAACCGCGAGCCCTATGAACTCGACCCGAAGATGTTCGAGGATCGCTTGCCCTCCTATGCCAACAGCCGGTCGATCCGGGTCGCCGGCGGTCTCGGCACCATCGCCCGCGTCGTCGGCGAGGCCCAGGAGATCTATCGCGGCCGGCTGAGCGTGCGCGAGGCACTGGACCGCATCGAAACGATCTACAAGCCCTATCACCAGACCCTGCGCCGGCTGCTGGCCGAAACCCACGTCAGCTTCGGCTATGCGGTGCTGGTCGACTGTCACTCCATGCCCTCGGCCGTGCGCAGCAGCGACGGCGGCCCGCGCCCGGATTTCATTCTCGGAGATCGCTACGGCACCAGTTGCGCCGGCCCCCTGGTCGATGCGGCCGCCGAGGTGCTGCGCGGCATGGGCTATCGCGTCAGCCGCAACAAGCCCTATGCCGGCGGCTTCATCACCGAGCATTACGGCCGCCCGATCAAGGGCCTGCACGCGCTCCAGCTGGAGATCAACCGCGGGCTCTACATGGACGAAACGCGCACCGAACGTCATGCGGGCTTCGACGCCCTGCGCGAGGATCTGCGCCGCTTCGCCGAAACCCTCGTCTCCCTCCCCGACGCCGAGCTCTACCCGGACGCCCTCGCGGCCGAGTAA
- the ykgO gene encoding type B 50S ribosomal protein L36 yields MKIKNSLKALMGRHRDNRMVRRKGRVYIINKKAPRFKARQG; encoded by the coding sequence ATGAAGATCAAGAATTCGCTGAAGGCGCTGATGGGCCGTCACCGCGACAACCGCATGGTGCGTCGCAAGGGCCGCGTCTACATCATCAACAAGAAGGCGCCGCGCTTCAAGGCGCGCCAGGGCTAA
- a CDS encoding beta-eliminating lyase-related protein produces MMFASDNWSGASDAVMDALARHNAGFAPAYGADPVTERVSARFADLFDTDVTVLYTATGTAANALAMAACARPGGLIFASDVAHLHCDEWGAAEFYTHGMKIVPVAAEGGRMRPEDLSAALARTPDGGRFGTPTALSLTQATECGTLYTVDEVRALTDVARARGLVCHMDGARFANALATLDVAPADITWKAGIDVLSFGGTKNGCWCAEALVVFSDGALRDLATHRARAGHVFSKSRFVSAQFEGYLDDDHWLDLARHANAAAQRLAQGLTEAGVRIAWPVQANEVFPVLSRGRIDALKAHGVLFHEWSTQGCGPDEAIVRLVTSFRTTGDEVDAFLAAL; encoded by the coding sequence ATGATGTTCGCAAGCGACAACTGGAGCGGCGCGTCGGACGCGGTCATGGACGCGCTCGCCCGCCACAACGCCGGCTTCGCGCCGGCCTATGGCGCCGACCCGGTGACGGAGCGGGTGTCCGCCCGCTTCGCCGATCTCTTCGACACCGACGTCACCGTGCTCTACACGGCGACCGGAACCGCGGCCAATGCGCTCGCCATGGCGGCCTGCGCGCGGCCCGGCGGACTGATCTTCGCCAGCGACGTGGCGCATCTGCATTGCGATGAATGGGGCGCGGCGGAATTCTACACCCATGGCATGAAGATCGTGCCGGTCGCGGCAGAGGGCGGGCGGATGCGGCCCGAGGATCTGTCGGCCGCGCTCGCCCGCACCCCCGATGGCGGGCGCTTCGGAACGCCGACGGCGCTGAGCCTGACCCAGGCCACGGAATGCGGCACGCTCTACACGGTGGACGAGGTGCGCGCGCTCACCGACGTGGCGCGGGCCCGCGGGCTCGTCTGCCACATGGACGGCGCGCGTTTCGCCAATGCGCTGGCGACGCTCGATGTCGCGCCGGCCGACATCACCTGGAAGGCGGGCATCGACGTGCTGTCCTTCGGCGGCACCAAGAACGGCTGCTGGTGCGCGGAGGCGCTCGTCGTCTTCAGCGACGGGGCCTTGCGCGATCTCGCCACCCATCGCGCGCGGGCCGGGCATGTGTTTTCCAAGTCGCGCTTCGTCTCCGCCCAGTTCGAGGGCTATCTCGACGACGACCACTGGCTCGATCTGGCGCGCCATGCCAATGCAGCCGCGCAGCGTCTGGCGCAGGGGCTGACCGAGGCCGGGGTCCGGATCGCCTGGCCGGTGCAGGCGAACGAGGTCTTTCCGGTGTTGTCGCGCGGGCGCATCGACGCGCTCAAGGCCCACGGCGTGCTGTTTCACGAATGGTCGACGCAGGGCTGCGGGCCGGACGAGGCGATCGTGCGCCTGGTGACCAGTTTCCGCACGACCGGGGACGAGGTCGACGCATTTCTCGCCGCACTCTGA
- a CDS encoding DUF1036 domain-containing protein yields the protein MLLALAIVPSVGFSILSASPAQAELRLCNKTESQVGVAIGYRDSDEWVTEGWWNLPASSCETLVTGDLVSRYYYIYAVDYDQFGEWGGRAFMCTREKEFTIRGIEDCVARGFERTGFFEIDTGEQSSWTVQLTEPVQTGTGGR from the coding sequence GTGCTTCTCGCCCTGGCGATTGTGCCCTCGGTGGGCTTTTCCATTCTTTCCGCCTCGCCGGCGCAGGCCGAACTCCGCTTGTGCAACAAGACCGAAAGTCAGGTCGGCGTTGCCATCGGCTATCGCGACAGCGACGAATGGGTGACCGAGGGCTGGTGGAACCTGCCCGCGAGTTCCTGCGAGACGCTGGTCACCGGCGATCTGGTGTCGCGCTACTATTACATTTATGCGGTCGACTACGACCAGTTCGGGGAATGGGGCGGTCGCGCCTTCATGTGCACCCGCGAAAAGGAATTCACGATCCGGGGCATCGAGGACTGCGTCGCACGCGGCTTCGAGCGCACCGGCTTCTTCGAGATCGACACGGGCGAACAGAGCAGCTGGACGGTCCAGCTCACGGAACCGGTGCAAACAGGAACAGGTGGACGATGA
- a CDS encoding Hsp20 family protein produces MRHMDFSPLYRSTVGFDRLFSMLDAAQDAPSYPPYNIERTGETTYRITMAVAGFREDDLSLEAKENVLTVKGDRPEDRETGEILHRGIAARAFERRFQLADYVEVKGASLENGLLHIDLAREIPEAMKPRRIEIKAKTDGTPQIESTVN; encoded by the coding sequence ATGCGTCACATGGACTTCAGCCCGCTTTATCGCTCCACCGTCGGTTTCGACCGGCTCTTCTCGATGCTCGACGCCGCGCAGGACGCGCCGAGCTATCCGCCCTACAACATCGAGCGGACCGGCGAGACCACCTATCGGATCACCATGGCCGTCGCCGGCTTCCGCGAGGACGACCTGTCGCTCGAAGCCAAGGAAAACGTCCTGACGGTGAAGGGCGACCGGCCGGAAGACCGGGAAACCGGCGAGATCCTGCATCGCGGCATCGCCGCGCGCGCCTTCGAGCGCCGCTTCCAGCTCGCCGACTACGTCGAGGTCAAGGGGGCAAGCCTGGAGAACGGGCTCCTGCACATCGACCTCGCGCGGGAAATCCCCGAGGCGATGAAGCCGCGCCGGATCGAGATCAAGGCGAAAACCGACGGCACGCCGCAGATCGAAAGCACGGTCAACTGA
- a CDS encoding tetratricopeptide repeat protein: MFVLLCLSAPALAQGGPPGVMPPDEGPPALDDLGESVLPEADGQEGARPAIAPEDDAASELDALFERLRTAEDPAEAKPVVADIQRRWMRSGSATVDLLMTRAGTAMQARDLGLALDLLDMVTRLAPDYPEGWNRRATVLYLKEDFGRALVDIERVLALEPRHWGAMSGLAIILRRVGRDEDAIATFHQILKIHPMSEHARKSLETLAAESAGSPT; this comes from the coding sequence GTGTTTGTCCTTCTGTGTCTCTCCGCTCCCGCCCTCGCCCAGGGCGGGCCGCCCGGCGTCATGCCGCCGGACGAGGGGCCGCCGGCGCTCGACGATCTTGGCGAGAGCGTGCTTCCCGAAGCCGATGGCCAAGAGGGCGCCCGCCCGGCGATCGCGCCCGAGGACGACGCGGCCAGCGAACTCGATGCCCTGTTCGAACGGCTGCGCACAGCCGAGGATCCGGCCGAGGCCAAGCCCGTGGTCGCCGACATCCAGCGCCGCTGGATGCGCTCGGGCAGCGCCACCGTCGATCTGCTGATGACGCGGGCCGGGACGGCGATGCAGGCGCGGGACCTGGGGCTTGCGCTCGACCTTCTCGACATGGTCACCCGTCTTGCGCCGGACTATCCCGAAGGCTGGAACCGCCGCGCCACGGTCCTCTACCTGAAAGAGGACTTCGGGCGCGCGCTGGTCGACATCGAGCGGGTGCTGGCGCTGGAGCCCCGACACTGGGGGGCGATGTCCGGGCTCGCGATCATCCTGCGCCGGGTCGGGCGCGACGAGGACGCCATCGCGACGTTCCATCAGATCCTGAAAATCCATCCAATGAGCGAGCACGCGCGTAAATCTCTCGAGACGCTTGCCGCCGAGTCGGCCGGCTCGCCCACGTGA
- the cpdR gene encoding cell cycle two-component system response regulator CpdR, producing MTRILLAEDDNDMRRFLAKALQNAGYDVVSFDNGKSAYERLREEPFSLLLTDIVMPEMDGIELARRATQLDPDLKVMFITGFAAVALNPDSQAPKDAKVLSKPFHLKDLVSEVERMLAA from the coding sequence ATGACACGGATTCTACTTGCGGAAGACGACAACGACATGCGCCGCTTCCTGGCTAAGGCCCTGCAGAACGCGGGCTATGACGTCGTCTCCTTCGACAATGGCAAGAGCGCCTATGAACGCCTGCGCGAAGAGCCGTTTTCCCTGCTGCTGACCGATATCGTCATGCCGGAGATGGACGGCATCGAACTGGCGCGCCGCGCGACCCAGCTCGACCCGGATCTCAAGGTGATGTTCATCACCGGCTTCGCGGCGGTGGCGCTCAATCCGGATTCGCAGGCGCCGAAGGATGCCAAGGTGCTGTCCAAGCCCTTCCACCTGAAGGATCTCGTCAGCGAAGTGGAGCGGATGCTGGCCGCCTGA
- the pyk gene encoding pyruvate kinase — protein MKRDRRVKILATLGPSSSDPSTIEKLFNAGADVFRINMSHADHARLNTLVSAIRDLELKVGRPIGILADLQGPKLRVGTFEDGAVELENGATFTLDSDETPGNARRVHLPHREILEALEPGHRLLLDDGKIRLRVVACDATHAETRVEVGGRLSNRKGVSVPDSEIPVGALTPKDRKDLDAALAANVDWIALSFIQRPDDLAEVRKITRGRAGILAKIEKPQAIERLGEIIDLSDALMIARGDLGVEMPLERVPGLQKQIVRACRRAGKPVVVATQMLESMIHSPVPTRAEVSDVATAVFEGADAVMLSAESAAGDFPVEAVETMNRIAGEVERDANHRAIIQAQRQEPEPTGADAIAAAARQIAETLNLAAVVCYTTSGATGLRAARERPAVPVIVISPVIATARRLALAWGLHCVVSDDARDENDMVNRACRISFEEEFARPGQRIITTAGVPFGTPGATNMLRIAFVGSDGRGGI, from the coding sequence ATGAAGCGAGACAGGCGGGTCAAGATACTGGCAACCTTGGGACCCTCCTCTTCCGACCCCTCCACCATCGAAAAGCTCTTCAACGCCGGCGCCGACGTCTTCCGCATCAACATGAGCCATGCGGACCATGCGCGTCTGAACACGCTCGTGTCGGCGATCCGGGACCTTGAGCTGAAGGTCGGGCGCCCGATCGGCATCCTCGCCGATCTGCAAGGACCGAAGCTGCGGGTCGGCACCTTCGAGGACGGCGCGGTCGAACTGGAGAACGGGGCAACCTTCACCCTCGACAGCGACGAGACGCCGGGCAACGCCCGGCGCGTGCACCTGCCGCATCGCGAGATCCTGGAAGCGCTGGAGCCCGGCCACCGGCTGCTGCTCGACGACGGCAAGATCCGCCTGCGCGTCGTCGCCTGCGACGCGACCCACGCCGAAACGCGGGTCGAGGTCGGCGGACGGCTGTCGAACCGCAAGGGCGTCAGCGTTCCCGACAGCGAGATCCCGGTCGGCGCCCTGACGCCCAAGGACCGCAAGGACCTCGACGCGGCTCTGGCCGCCAACGTCGACTGGATCGCCCTGTCCTTCATCCAGCGCCCGGACGATCTCGCCGAGGTGCGCAAGATCACCCGGGGCCGCGCCGGCATCCTGGCCAAGATCGAAAAACCGCAGGCCATCGAACGGCTCGGCGAGATCATCGACCTGTCGGATGCGCTGATGATCGCGCGCGGCGATCTCGGCGTCGAAATGCCGCTGGAGCGCGTGCCGGGCCTGCAGAAGCAGATCGTGCGCGCCTGCCGGCGGGCGGGCAAGCCGGTCGTCGTCGCGACCCAGATGCTGGAATCGATGATCCATTCCCCCGTGCCGACCCGCGCGGAGGTCTCCGACGTCGCAACCGCGGTGTTCGAGGGCGCGGACGCGGTCATGCTCTCCGCCGAATCGGCGGCCGGCGACTTTCCGGTCGAGGCGGTGGAAACCATGAACCGCATCGCCGGCGAGGTCGAACGCGACGCGAACCACCGGGCGATCATCCAGGCGCAGCGCCAGGAGCCGGAGCCCACCGGCGCCGACGCCATCGCCGCCGCCGCCCGCCAGATCGCCGAGACGCTGAACCTCGCCGCCGTGGTCTGCTACACCACATCGGGCGCGACCGGCCTGCGCGCGGCGCGCGAACGCCCCGCCGTGCCCGTGATCGTGATCTCGCCGGTGATCGCCACCGCACGCCGCCTCGCGCTCGCCTGGGGTCTTCACTGCGTGGTCAGCGACGACGCCCGCGACGAGAACGACATGGTCAACCGGGCCTGCCGGATTTCCTTCGAGGAGGAATTCGCGCGGCCGGGCCAGCGGATCATCACCACGGCGGGCGTTCCCTTCGGCACTCCGGGGGCGACCAACATGCTGCGGATCGCCTTCGTCGGCAGCGACGGGCGCGGCGGTATCTGA